In Phaseolus vulgaris cultivar G19833 chromosome 3, P. vulgaris v2.0, whole genome shotgun sequence, the sequence TGTAAGAAGTTATTGCAGTTAAATTGTAACAGAGCAACAACTCCTTACTGATTAAGAGTGTTACACAATCTAATATCTAACCGTATATGCATTATACGTATTAGAATCGTATTTAAAGGTTACAACCTTCAAATTTCATCTCCATTCCAATTATTTTTCACCATTGGACCTGTGGGTCCTTCCTCTCCCAGCACCTCACTTGGCAAACTCCTCAAAATCTTTTCCAATGCAGATTTTAGATTCTTAGGCAAGAATTTCTTAATCTTCTTCAGCTCAACATCTATATTATAATCAATTTTAGGACCCCATTCCCAGAAATAGTTCAGCCAAGGAGGCTCTATAACTGAAGACCCCAAATACTCACCACAAACCAATTCAAATATCCCCAAATCCATAACATTGTTACCTTTAGCAGTATCATTCCTTATGCCTATGTTATCTTCCCCTTGCAGATTTAGGCCAGCATGTGGGTATGATGCATGGCCATGCAAGGAAGAATAGAATAGTGGTTTGTTGCCACCACTTTGGAACTCAATCTGTGAGGAATCAACCCATGTACCTTTGCTGTGTTGTGAGAAATAGACCTGCCATAGTTCACCACTAAAGTTGCTTACCCTTAGGGTCACATGCTCCCAGTCCCCAACATGTTCACCTATTTTCCCCAATTGAAAAGAAATTAACTTAACTTTTGCTCTTGAAGGGCCATTGAAAGGGTAGAAGACCCACATTGCAATATCAGTGAAGGTTCCTCCAAGCATTGGTTTCACATGTACATAACTTTTGGCACTTTGCAAGTTTCCTTTCTTGACCCTCTCTTTGTTGGCTGCATCAGCAGGCAGGTCCAACCAATAGGCACCATCATTGTTATGATCCTGAGGCAGGTTTGTGCCGTTTGTTGCTATTGGGACAGGATTTGACTCTTGCCCTTTCTTATATAGTAGTGCTCCATTAGAGAAAAACCAATCCACAGAAGATGGCAAGTATTCTTCACTAGGATGCAAGCACATAGTTGGAGAGTAAACTTGGAGTATTGCCTTGATTTGTTGTAGATTAGGCATGTATTTTGGGATGGTTTTGGTGTTCTTCAAACAAGCAATAGATAGAGGGTTGGTACTcccattttgaacaacaaagGTACCTACTCTAACACCAGGAGCTTGAATTCCCCTATTGCTTGGTCTAACATCATAAATACTGAAGCTGCCTGATTCCCAAATCAATGAATTTGTCTCACATTGGTCAGTGAGGTCTGACCTGACACACCTGATTTTGTCAAGGGAAGGCTTATCTGATGTGGTGGTGACAACATGCCCTACAGCTTTATATCCATCAGGTGCTGTTGGAAGCCAAACATAAATAGGACCATCTTGACTAATCTTCATAGATGCACTGTTCCATACAAGTGtgaaatcaattggttgttttagaGTGGGGTTTCTTGTATTTGGGCACACATCTTTTGCCGCAAGAACCCATCCAAAAAGTGGCTTGTTGTTGGGTTGGCTGTAGCAACCCAACATAGAGAAACCTTGAGGTATTGATGGTTCAAACATGGTGAAACCTTGATTGTCAGGTCCACCACCATATGTGCTCCAAACTTTGTTGAATGTTGATATCTGAGACACCTGTAGTCCACCCAGGTCAACTATTCCAGTGGCAAAATCACCACCTACATGTCACAGTTTACCACTTGCAATGATCAGCATGCATTCACTACACTATATATCACAACAAGGAGAGAATATGCTATGTTATGACCAATAAGTGAATGACATTATGGATACCTGGAGGCCAAGAAGATTTTGCAACAGGAACAGGAAGCTTGAATGTTGTCTCAATGGGAAGGGATTGTTTTTTCTTGAAGAAATTCCCTGCACAACAACATTCGGTTAAACAATTATCCATGGTAGAGTTTTTCACAGAAGAATGAGTGTGAACATATGGAGAATATGGCTACTATATGATATAGTGATTTTAGCAAGTGGTGTTGGTATATTCCTCGTGGGTAATTTTGAAGGTAGAAAGGAcatcatatatatatgtaaacaAAATACTATGGTAGTCCCTAGGATGTGTCGTACAAGGAAGCTAATATGGCTACATAGACAAGCGTCTAAACATTGTTCAACATCACTTACACACCAAGTAGTTGTTCATTAAACAAGTGACTTGCTTCTCTTGTTTACCTTTACAACCCTTTTCGTAAGGGCAATGTCAATGCctatgtgaatgatgtgatCATTTATGACAGAGTACTGTGTTTGTCATGGATATAAAGTGTATAGTTATGTTGATTAAAGTAACAGTTAATAAAATAACCAGAACTTGTCCAATAATTCTGGAACAAATGAAGACATATTGAATTGATGTAAAAATGGTTAATCCAGTTATAAACAATGTCCATAATTGTTGCAGCTTCCACGatcaatgaaaaaaatattcaacatAAATCTCAAAAAATTCAAATACTTACTCTGCTCTTTCTTCTCAAATTGTCAAAGATGCTCGAATTCTATTCAAATGGTATTTTTTTCAGATCTGCATCTTCATGTAAATAGTGCAagtcaaatttttaaaaaacaaggaATAATTCTTTCTAGCATTTGTCTCACATTCAACAAACTTTGATTTATCAATGCACAAATAAAACATCTTATGCCTGTTGGAGAAACTCATTTTTCTTTGACATCAACACTTCCTCCTCCTTTGCTTTATTCAGTTTTCCCTCTAAATGGCTTTTTTCCAGAATTGTTCCAGCCTTGAGTGTTGCATTTGTTTTGTGTCATAAAGAGCAccttcaatatatttttttttcattcttggACACACTATCCATTCAGAAGCTTCTAAGGCATTAACAAATTCTACCttgatattttagaaaaaaatattattttccaGAAAGATTTTACTCGAACCTTTGAAAAACAAACAACAGTTATCTCTACAACTTGTTGGTCAATAAGTTGCTCACCAAGCAATCTAATTGTGTAACCACCTTAAAAGTTTGTTCGAAAAATATTTGGCAGATtcaatttctttcatttttgtGTCTTTAAACTCTCTTCTCAAGTTCAAAACTTGCATTCTTTTTGTTCTTTTACTTCCTCAGATGGCCTCCTATAACTTATCCCATGCCTCTTTTATAGTTTTAAGAATCAAAATCTTGATAAGTACATCATCATGTAGTCTTTATTGTTTATTAACAAGTGCTTTGGCTTCTTTTGCCACTACATCATTGTGACTTCTCATTTAAGCTACTATTGGGTCTTCTAGTAATAAAGTTGAATTGTTTTTACTACTGAATCCTACAAACTTTGAGCTCTCATATATGTTCTTCTTTTTGCAGTCTGAAAATGGTAGTTTTCACCTCCAAATATAGGACATGGAAGTAAATAACTAATGATGGAAACTCATTTTTGTGTTTTGAAGGtttttttcttggttttctTAGTTATTTTACTCTATTTTTCGTTTTGTCTTCCTCACAAGCCCTTATTGAGCGTACACGACAGTTTCTTGAGTGTAAGGTAAGTCTTTTTTATACGTCTCATACTcttatttattcatttgttttttctgattaaaaaaaaatcttaaagataaatgaagttctttataaattaattttgcaCTCATTCTACACACTTCGTAACTTTACAATAAGAACTTGAATAGAAAAACTATAAAATTCCTAATTGGGTCCAACAAAAGTAAACATCATGAACCACACCTGCATATAACCTCTCTTCTAACACaaacaaattttaactaaacttacaaacaaaatataaaactaCAGAAGCATTAAATCACAGctgaaaaataaacaattttccatattcttgaattaaaaatatagaatagACTAATCAAAGTCTCCCAGGTGCAAGTTTTAAGGTTGTAAATTGTGGTATTGGTTGTTGTCTCCCCGTGATTCTTGATGCCATGAAGAATTGTGGATGAATTCGGTTGCACTGTGGTGGTGAAGACCCTGCAAAATTTAATGTTGCAGAccgttttctaaaacattgacAAGTGCCATCTTCACCACCTTCAGTTACATCATAATagggcttcttcttcttcttcttctcatacTCGTGAGCTGGAATGTGATGTGACACTGAAGTTCTTCTTTCCATGGTCGCTGCTTTTTCTAATGCCTTTTGGTATGCTGTGATACTATATTTGTGGTTATACAAAACCTTGGTGATGAAATAGTATATTGCAACCACTAAACCAGCTAAAACCATGGCAGTTACTATCACTACATTCAACAAAACCCTTATATTAATCGCCATGTTAATGGATGTTTGAATTGAGTCCGAGTCTATAAAAAGAAACTAAAACCAGCTTAGCTGCTACATCaatcatctttttttttatgacGGTGAATACAACACACcctttttatatgtttaatctCTTTGTTCTCCACGTTTTGATGtaaacttttttgttttttttttctttttctttgaatCACATACTTtcattctcaattttttttacgtGGAAACTTGATAGATTGAAGTAAAACAAAAGATGACTACGAGGCTACAAGATTccattatttttgtattatataataaatatggtGTCTGaattgaatataatataatttaacataattattttaatttttattcactATAACAAGTCAAATTCTCAACTACAAATATCAAGTGTATAGAAAACCAtcatcattataaaaaaaattattaaataaaacctaattttagaaataaaaaataattaattgttataatgaCTAGATTAAATGccattttacaaattaaaaatattgatttgtaaattagtttctattatttataaaagtttatacattggtatctaattagttacaaaggttttaactaccaattatttaaattctaaatttgataacaAAATTTTTGATTGTTaaatagataccaatttataaactatttatcaataatagaaactaatttataaaccaatcattttttaatttctaaaatagtttctaatttattcattgtagcaattaattatttttttgtcttggtttctatttaataatttttttgtagtgttagttttaagataaagaaaaataaagaaaaaaaagtgttggaaaaagaaaattaaaccttgtgctttatatatatatatatatatatatatatatatatatatatattatccaGCCTATAATTTTAGTTGTGATAAGATTTATCGGACTCTATGATTTTAACTCAATTGTGtaatttacattatttattatttagatagaaaaaaattattactaattTAATTAAGTTGTGTCTTACCCAAGAAATGGTGATGTAGAGATAATGGTAAACGATTAAAATTATGacgtaaatttataattttatttcaatttatacTAAAGTCATATATGAGTGAGTAAAATCCAAGACACAATTTCAACATTAATTTATAAGTTTATGAAAGAATAAGATTTGGGATTACATTGAGAGTAGTTATAGGATAATTCTGAAAATACAAGAATAagatgattttttaataatgattgaatatcataataaaaaatttattttaacgtAGTTGAAGACTTCATCTTGAGTAATGTCTAAAACATGTCAAatgtgaaatatatttttttttattctgattAGTGACTaaatcaattttcttttttaaatctataataaattattgaaattgtaGCATTTACTTGAAAAAACACCTTCTATTGTATTAAGAAAATGTTCTTAATACAGAGTGGCGCTTAGCCATTTTGAAAGCGAGCAATTTGCCTGATATCTATCATGTGATGCGCATTGGACGCAGCGGAAGCAAGCTCCGGCGAAGGGTGCTCCACCGCCGGCGAGGGCGTGGCATGAGCACGGCAAACGGGGCAACTGGAGCTGGAAGAGAGCCACGTATCAATGCAGGCGACGTGGAAAGAGTGCATGCATTCCGGCAACGTCCTCAACTCTTCACCCTCTTCGAAGTCCCCCAAGCACACGGCGCACGTGCAATCTTCGTCGTCTTCGCCCTCCGCCGCCACCTCATCATcggttttcttcttcttttggtaTGTGTGGATCGGAATGGGGCGTGGCGGCAGCGAAATGTTAACGGCGCGTGGTTGTTGTTGTGGTTGTGGTGGTGGATTTTGGTCGGTGACAGGAAGACGGTTATGAGTCCGACAAAGGATAATGAGATGGAATATTGTGATGCCGAAACTTGCTGAACCCATGGCGATTAGTATGCTTCCCACTGTGCCACTCAGCACAGATTCATCATGCTCCATTGATCACTCTCACACACAAATGCTCCATCGCTTCAATTCAACCCTTATATACAACCTTCTTCCAAAAACAATTTCAGAGGcacaaaaatgaaattaataaataaaattagttttttcacaaataaaattttatttataagtaGAAATGTTGGGAGATCATTATTAGGCAAGAAGATTGAAAGGTCGTAAGCATGataaaaactaaatcaaaatatataaataataaaatatttatcaaaattcaataaatagacttaaaatatttataatacattTAATAATTAGAAGGTGTGGAGTGTAAAAATCCAATTAAGTCAAAAGTTCAACAAGTGAACAATGTAAATAGGTGATATGCTTagattgttttattttataattgaataaactaattttaactatTATCGGAACTCCCTGTACATATATTCACCCGATGGTAGCCTAACTAAGTAAGACAAGTGAGAGTCCATATCTCCCAACCAAGAACAAATCCAAACACAGACTTGTAGCCGAAAGTCCAAGATAGCCATGAGAGTCTAAGATatcaagaagaaaagaagacGACTAATTATTTCTAAGatttttcatagtatataaaagtaattactttatatatatatatatatatatatatatatatatatatattccaagATATTAAGAAGAAGACTAATTGTTTTTAAGACAAgaaagaattattatttttaagtaattaCTTATATATAGAACCGGCCTAAGGAATAACAATGCTATAGAATCCATTTTGTTTTATAAACGGTGAACACAAGGACTTGTTCTTGTTTCATGTTTCTTATCAATGGAATACCAATTTTCACATATCTTATAGGAAATGGTAATCCACCATGATGATACCTTCTTCATTACTTTCTTGTCAAGAAATTATTGAATGCAAAAATATCATTCTActgttttaaaattataaaaatacatttaatttcCTAACTCTGTTGAATGCTTACAtgtaaaaatgttataaaaatatatttaatatttatcataccaaagaaaagtagaaatatTGGTAGGAGGATTTAAAGTTATTCATCGTATAAGATTTTACTCTCAATACTCAAAATATAAgcaaaactaattaattttacactagttaaaaatttaattagtattctttatttctattatcatatttaaaaacaaacatttttatttaattatttgaacttgccatcaattataaaaatatttattaaaattgtatttttaattaaacgAAGCGTAATTTTAAATGACTTAGTTATTTGGttaaacttaaaacaaatatttcttaaataagtaattttttattcaaagatACTCTCACTGATAAAAATACATGCTATTGAGACGACAACCCTCACTGCTCAAATCCATTTTCTATCAGCCCACTGTTACTAATCCCCTTTGGTACCAACATTGTGCAATTCATAAACAATAATCTAACACCCTCTTTCATTCCGCATAGGAAAGAGTAAAACAAAGCTTAATATCAAATATGTCTAAAAGATATATATTTCAGCTATTATAATCCTActaattcattattatatttattcatttatttatttcgaTACATAATATGTTAATGTTGTTGAAGTTATTACAAATGCGTTTATGTGCCCGCTCAAGTACAACAGTTGCTTAGTGCTAACAATTTCCTTCAAAAAGACAAACActaagtttaaaaaaatgaatgaacTTTATGTACTTGTAGGTGAATAATGCATTATCAAATGAATTTTACAGAAAATCCGTGGCTTTCAACAATGTGGAGGGCAGAATCAGCACTGCTCTTGTGCAGCTCCGGCATTGTTGGGGTTTGAATGACagaaattttcaattttctgGTCATTCAAATTATTAGCCACGGATACTTGATATGTATTCCACAGCTCAGTAACATTATTCAAGTAAGTTTTGAATTAAACCACCCAGAAAATTTAGCCACTGATATGATATTATGATACATTTTGTGTATCAATCCATGGCCAGGTTCCTGGATAGAGGTAATCAACCAATGGTAATCTGACAATGACGAATTAGATAATGGCTCTAGAAACTCACACCTTTCTAAGATGTCTGGTGGAGGTGCTCCATCAACTAGGTTACCCTTTAGCTTTGGCCTACCATTGGTTAACTCGACGGGCACATTGGCTGAATGAACTTGAAGATGTGAGGGAGAGGCACCTGGGATCACCTCTTGCTTAAAGGGGAGAGCTCTTGCAGATTGCAGACAAAACTCAATCCACTGATGGATTAATGGGGACGGTCCCCTGACACGTCCACCAATCCGATTTGTTTCAATCCTAGATGCAGCCGGAATTGCCTGGGAAAACAAAAACAGGCAGAAAAAAGTCAACAAATAAAATTCTAGACGCAGCCGTCATTGAATAGGTATATCTGAATCCCATTCCACTATCAACAATTTCCTTTTGCAGTACTGGGAGGGTGCCACTACCAGTTTCCAGATACCATGTTAAATCATTCCACATAATTTTTTGAAGTCATTAATCTATCAGATAAACCTAAAATGCAAGATACACATTAAGTGAAATACCCAAAGATCTGCCCATAAGCTCGCTCCAGACTTTGGAACAACAACAGCAACATCAGACAGGCGTTTAGCGGCAGGAATAATATCACTACTCCATCCAACAGCTACCCACACGTCTCCAACTCCAAAAGCTTTTAGATAGTTTGAACTATCAAACAGTCGAACCTACAAATAcacataaaaataatagaaacttaaACTATTGTTTGGAAAAGAAAAGTATTCTGTGTCAAGTCAAGTATTGTTCTGTAAAACTTTCCACCACTgttacaataaaaaaacaacagcATCAGTAGAGAGATCATCCAGTAACAATACCTGTTTTGCGAGCAAAGCCAAATTATGTTTAACAGCGTCTCTCCCACCATTTACTTCAGCATTGATGTCAATTGTATTATAGGAAGTCCCCATATACTTCAAAACTGCACCAACAACTTCTCTAGGAGAATCAACCATTGAAATCCTCCCGGCAAGATCAGGCCGCCAAAGATCTGCCCAGTCCTGCAATTTCAGTTGATATACTCACATAACACTCTACAAGGAATTTACATGGTCTACTAAAAACAACGTACCTCTACAGGAGCCAACTTATGCTCTTGAAATTTATTTGTCTTGTATGCTATTACCATACAGCCCCATCGATATGGAGCAGCCCATATATCACCTTTAGGATCTATTTCTCCCTCAGAGTTCCTGCGTAGGTATACCTGAAACTTTGTTAGAGAGTGTAACATATGCTATCAAGATGCGACCCAAAAGGAAAACAACTAACATAACATTGTATATGCTATAAACCTAGGCAAATGGACCAAAAATCAAggatatatatatgtattatatagCATTACCAGGTTCTTACTATCATGACCATCTAAGATACATTCCAAAAGGATAATAATTAATGAGTTGAGGTGATATATTTATGTTGGTGATTATAAAATCAGTGTAGTGATGTCTTTGTACCACATAAGCGGCTCATTTTGATAAATATCCAGGTAGCTATCACAAAATACAATTGCTACTCTACTGAGGTTCAGAACAAATAGCCGTGTCAATATGTATAGCACTACAGATAATAGTGATACTTCTCTGCCCAAGACTACCCATACTCCGTTTCACTACTTTTATTTGTGATAGCTTATCCATTTTATACTTCCTCAGAATTTCAAATGTTTTCTATTAACCCTATTTCACATTCAGGCTTCCAGCTTTAGCcccataattattttttgttttgaaaaaaatgaaataaaagaacGCCATAGCAACAATAAAATCTTGTCCCCCTTTTGTGGTCTAGAgtttcaattttttgttccaTATCTTTCACTCCACCCTGTTAGATCATTAAATAACATATTATTACAAGATCAAAAGGCCACTGAATTTCATTGAATTCAAATGGAAGAAAGGAACAGTTGGCTGAAAGGACAAGTAACAGAATACAGACGAATAACCGCAAAAGTAGCAAGGGTAACTACCATCACAGGACTAAGCCCTTGAAAGAGAGATCACCTCTCATAACCACAAGAACCCCTTACTTCCAAACTCCCAACAACGTTCCTCTGTGGTAGTGTTTTGCATCCTTTTTCCTACAGCTTCCCAACTCCGGTCTTTTTTGGCTGCACCTAGACTGTTAtcccttatattgtaaataacTACACCTTACACCTACCCGTACAGTCTCTTTCTCAAAATAAGGTATATAGGAACTCTCTCTGCTATGAAAAGAACTCACAAAAAATCTACTGTGATACAAATTCTGTCAGTTTAGAACAAGCATAGAAGTATGCAGACATAATGAGCATTTTACAAATATCTCACATAACCATGCGTACACAAAGCATTCAGACAAGTTCGATGTCTTGGTTTGCACCTATATGGCTTTTAAAATGAAGATATTCATATTTCATACATGCTCGCCGAAGTATGCAGAAACATCAAATTTAAGATGAAATAAGTTCAAGAAATCAAtgtttttgttataaaacaaGCATAAGACCAGTCTTGAGAGACAAGTTTGAAGGTgaagaaagaaagataaaatACAATGTTACCTTCCATTTGTCATTTAAGCTTTTAAACCACTCCTGATCTTCTACATCTCTTATTGGCTCAATTATAGCTTTAGTAATAGCAGATTTGAGCCATGAATCGCCAATACCAACAATATCTGCTGCCAAAGCAGATGCTGGACCAATTTTTCCTTTAGTAAAGGGAATTGTTAGGTCAGAAAAGATGCTCTCAAGACTTGCGTAATACTTCACGTTAAACTTCATTCTCCTCCCTTGACAATTTATAAAGTcctaaattaaagaaaaaattaacatgattaaaTAAGTTAAAGCAGATGTAgattaaatcaatttaaaaattataacttgCTTAAAATAACATGGTAGATTCAAAGGACCTACAATATGAAATTGCGTACACTCACCCAAGGTAATCAAACTGAAGAGTCTATTCAAATTTCAAACTAAGAAAGAAAGGGGATACAAAATCATAAATCATGGAATCATAACACAGCTTAAAATTCTACAgaacatttatatttatatatgaatataaAGATAACATAACATAAGACAAAAAACACATGTAACACACCAAATATTTAATTAGGCTTAAATTTATAATCATAGATCAtccaaattaaaatcataatcaCTCAAAAGATCCTCGCTTCTTCCACTGAAAGAGAACCAATGAACCACATAAACAGAGTAGTAGAAGCAGATTAACCAAACAGAACCGGACAACCTCAAGAATGGCAGAGAAGAGCTCGAGTTGCAGTGTTTCATTCAACACTTTTGGGGCTTTCGTAAGAAAGGAGGCAGGTTTTGTGGTAGAGGTTGAAGAAGATGCAATGATGCCAGGTTAGCAAAGGTGTTTTCCTCTGTTATTAGTGTTACGGTTACAAAAAAGTATTGGGGTTTGGGATTTTTGGGCTTAGGTTTACAAAAgcacaaaacaaagaaaaaagaaagaaacttGGCACACAAAACATGATCCACACAAACTCGGAATACTCTTCAATTCCACAACTTTTAAAATTCAACATGGTGAGTCTACCTATTCTGCTAAGCAGCAATTCTGAGCATGGACGAACTCGCTAAGGCAAACCTTAAATTGATTCTACTAGTTGGAACACAATACTGACTACAACGATCTCACCAAAACTGTTCATTGAtgctagagaagagtttataaCAAGACATGATATTAGGATTTCAGAGAACTTTTGAGGAAACAATACACATGCAGATGGGAAAGAATACAGAAAGAAAATTCCCCGGAAAAAGCGAGAGAAAATAAAGTGCAATCAATAATGTAACAGGGTAATTCATAACAGAAAACAAGGAATATGTGTCACAAACCTTGATCCATGAAGGAGGTATAGAACCACGAAGAGCAACAACTTTCAGGGGAACAGTCAACGCAAATGATTTAGATTTCCAGGTATTAAAAGCTTCTTCTAATTCTCTATCTACTGTAGTTTCTTTGTCATCTTGTTTTCTTCCATCCTGATCATCTGTGAACATTAAACCACAAATCAAAAACATCAGCCAACCCATTTAGAGAGGGtgattttcttttgtaaaactTCATGCAGTTCACCCTCGAGCAGAAACCTTAGACACCAAGAA encodes:
- the LOC137808590 gene encoding hypothetical protein At1g04090-like → MDNCLTECCCAGNFFKKKQSLPIETTFKLPVPVAKSSWPPGGDFATGIVDLGGLQVSQISTFNKVWSTYGGGPDNQGFTMFEPSIPQGFSMLGCYSQPNNKPLFGWVLAAKDVCPNTRNPTLKQPIDFTLVWNSASMKISQDGPIYVWLPTAPDGYKAVGHVVTTTSDKPSLDKIRCVRSDLTDQCETNSLIWESGSFSIYDVRPSNRGIQAPGVRVGTFVVQNGSTNPLSIACLKNTKTIPKYMPNLQQIKAILQVYSPTMCLHPSEEYLPSSVDWFFSNGALLYKKGQESNPVPIATNGTNLPQDHNNDGAYWLDLPADAANKERVKKGNLQSAKSYVHVKPMLGGTFTDIAMWVFYPFNGPSRAKVKLISFQLGKIGEHVGDWEHVTLRVSNFSGELWQVYFSQHSKGTWVDSSQIEFQSGGNKPLFYSSLHGHASYPHAGLNLQGEDNIGIRNDTAKGNNVMDLGIFELVCGEYLGSSVIEPPWLNYFWEWGPKIDYNIDVELKKIKKFLPKNLKSALEKILRSLPSEVLGEEGPTGPMVKNNWNGDEI
- the LOC137805709 gene encoding RING-H2 finger protein ATL39-like — translated: MEHDESVLSGTVGSILIAMGSASFGITIFHLIILCRTHNRLPVTDQNPPPQPQQQPRAVNISLPPRPIPIHTYQKKKKTDDEVAAEGEDDEDCTCAVCLGDFEEGEELRTLPECMHSFHVACIDTWLSSSSSCPVCRAHATPSPAVEHPSPELASAASNAHHMIDIRQIARFQNG
- the LOC137808594 gene encoding uncharacterized protein isoform X1; amino-acid sequence: MALLPQTRHSLSLCSPRYPYHFPNPYYHNPFLIIPATSTKSLSSFHAPTISFSAHPTTSRASPPSRTASASSPPPQTQLLKAFAGLAASAVLFLCFGVRLCLASSPPPPLPAGPTVVQEEQTVQDDQDGRKQDDKETTVDRELEEAFNTWKSKSFALTVPLKVVALRGSIPPSWIKDFINCQGRRMKFNVKYYASLESIFSDLTIPFTKGKIGPASALAADIVGIGDSWLKSAITKAIIEPIRDVEDQEWFKSLNDKWKVYLRRNSEGEIDPKGDIWAAPYRWGCMVIAYKTNKFQEHKLAPVEDWADLWRPDLAGRISMVDSPREVVGAVLKYMGTSYNTIDINAEVNGGRDAVKHNLALLAKQVRLFDSSNYLKAFGVGDVWVAVGWSSDIIPAAKRLSDVAVVVPKSGASLWADLWAIPAASRIETNRIGGRVRGPSPLIHQWIEFCLQSARALPFKQEVIPGASPSHLQVHSANVPVELTNGRPKLKGNLVDGAPPPDILERCEFLEPLSNSSLSDYHWLITSIQEPGHGLIHKMYHNIISVAKFSGWFNSKLT
- the LOC137808594 gene encoding uncharacterized protein isoform X2, with translation MDDQDGRKQDDKETTVDRELEEAFNTWKSKSFALTVPLKVVALRGSIPPSWIKDFINCQGRRMKFNVKYYASLESIFSDLTIPFTKGKIGPASALAADIVGIGDSWLKSAITKAIIEPIRDVEDQEWFKSLNDKWKVYLRRNSEGEIDPKGDIWAAPYRWGCMVIAYKTNKFQEHKLAPVEDWADLWRPDLAGRISMVDSPREVVGAVLKYMGTSYNTIDINAEVNGGRDAVKHNLALLAKQVRLFDSSNYLKAFGVGDVWVAVGWSSDIIPAAKRLSDVAVVVPKSGASLWADLWAIPAASRIETNRIGGRVRGPSPLIHQWIEFCLQSARALPFKQEVIPGASPSHLQVHSANVPVELTNGRPKLKGNLVDGAPPPDILERCEFLEPLSNSSLSDYHWLITSIQEPGHGLIHKMYHNIISVAKFSGWFNSKLT